A single genomic interval of Rhododendron vialii isolate Sample 1 chromosome 3a, ASM3025357v1 harbors:
- the LOC131320675 gene encoding flocculation protein FLO11-like isoform X1 encodes MEDAIDGNAPLDYAEFQLFPSHDRYEACVCSGNKIETVASGLLGQLVLHSPEIKDLSSRGSNANFKLQPPKSLDSRQWFTKSTLTRFLHLVGSPDILNTAKAIDDEITQLEEARKFHLTLYTKDNCDHSGDGTRDGSNSTAVGPKLKDEVKIASDASKNELLRAMELRLKALRGELAAAFNRATVATCSSKHIFDMEKLSQHFGAIDLRSTLRKFVEHCQMDQNVDLPSDEKSPSTVDSRNDRYSATKANAQILKPLLPDTPVKYGVSPAKAAQVERQSSTESEESSVSSNDNQPTVERSRTLIRSASPRRSASPMRRVQIGRSGSRRATALNIKSLNYFPARDKTFSNRDATANSSEDEGLEHRPKRSDSNVRISVQDAISLFENKQKDQTSDAQKRRSTLDAFPGTKKSVLRRWSAGTGESSTQDNPQIASENSVLITSDHSEAGEIPRSSLEAKDEPEFLAGDNHPVEAAKMDARLDTFEERTSNPVGSQAETLVIQREEKTEKLTASAEWNRQKELELNQMLRKMMECKPVRYQNTAPDSNRSQDVPRGQRGGVSDHYKEKRDEKLRGETAGRLAEKEAQPRAMQQILGQRKTEMTSASKSSLAKPQKSRKTVTQSVNPKKETSKPAVTKKALAKTSPAPAMRKSWSTTPSPRATTGTSPAKTPCGTPSTGTTPTRRRPQPAPSVPRSSPKEEISIQRPKNVKARPNDTKKSMKDMTEKKQQPSTKNGKTAKTKVQTPPGKDGSVVASKPSFYSKVTKKSSVVPLESKPFLRKGTGIGPGVGPVVIKTKEFPQPGETLENPENLSEAQKHEVVTDSSGIVSQQQQEEEFEAVDTDAGLEAETHELSSQQKCEGTVSSEQVAADFDDSFIMVREAVLKTEVEEETVISPTAWVEIEEHQDLPIPQGENRCEISYAANVAPVAISSPRVRHSLSQMLLEESAETDILEWGNAENPAAMVYQKDAPKGLKRLLKFTRKSKADPNLTGWSSPPVFSEGEDDVEDSKAVSKKNADTLRRMAALHGKNYGQQKASLGESYEKDLAGPEIHSAHSNVSKFSAQRESHKLQDHISTAATTSKATRSFFSLSAFRGSKPNEMKLR; translated from the exons ATGGAGGATGCAATAGATGGCAATGCACCTCTTGATTATGCTGAATTTCAATTATTTCCAAGCCATGACAG atatgaGGCATGTGTATGCAGTGGCAACAAAATAGAAACAGTAGCATCTGGTCTTTTGGGACAGCTGGTGCTGCACTCACCTGAAATAAAAGATCTTTCTTCAAGAGGATCCAATGCCAATTTCAAACTTCAACCACCCAAAAGTCTTGATAGTCGCCAATGGTTCACAAAATCAACATTAACCAG ATTTTTACATCTTGTTGGTTCACCGGACATACTGAATACTGCCAAAGCTATTGACGATGAGATAACTCAACTCGAGGAAGCGAGGAAGTTTCACCTTACTTTGTATACAAAG GATAATTGTGATCATTCTGGAGATGGAACAAGAG ATGGCTCCAACTCGACTGCTGTGGGACCAAAGCTGAAG GATGAAGTTAAGATTGCGTCTGATGCATCAAA GAATGAATTGCTGCGAGCAATGGAACTGAGGCTAAAAGCATTGAGAGGAGAATTAGCTGCTGCTTTCAACCGGGCCACGGTAGCCACATGCTCTTCAAAGCACATCTTTGATATGGAAAAGCTTTCTCAACATTTTGGAGCTATAGATTTGAG GAGTACTTTGAGGAAGTTCGTAGAGCATTGCCAAATGGACCAGAATGTTGATTTACCGAGTGATGAGAAGTCCCCTTCCACGGTTGATTCAAGAAATGACAGGTACAGTGCGACTAAGGCTAATGCTCAGATACTAAAACCATTACTGCCAGATACACCAGTAAAGTATGGTGTCTCCCCAGCCAAAGCTGCCCAGGTTGAGCGGCAGAGCTCCACAGAAAGTGAGGAATCTTCTGTCTCAAGCAACGACAATCAACCGACTGTGGAACGGAGTCGGACTCTGATCAGGTCTGCATCACCTAGAAGGTCAGCATCTCCAATGCGTAGGGTCCAGATAGGGCGATCTGGGTCCCGTAGGGCAACTGCACTAAACATTAAGAGCCTCAACTATTTTCCTGCTAGAGACAAGACGTTCTCTAATAGAGATGCAACTGCAAACAGTAGTGAAGACGAAGGATTGGAACACCGCCCCAAAAGATCAGACAGCAATGTTAGAATAAGCGTGCAAGATGCAATCAGTCTTTTTGAAAATAAACAGAAAGATCAAACTTCAGATGCCCAGAAGAGGAGGTCAACTTTAGATGCCTTTCCCGGTACAAAGAAATCTGTACTGAGAAGATGGAGTGCAGGAACGGGTGAAAGTTCCACCCAAGACAACCCACAAATTGCTTCTGAAAATTCTGTTCTAATCACTTCTGACCATTCAGAGGCTGGAGAAATTCCAAGGAGTTCATTAGAAGCGAAAGATGAGCCCGAGTTTTTAGCTGGAGATAACCACCCTGTTGAGGCTGCTAAAATGGATGCACGCTTAGATACTTTTGAAGAAAGAACGTCTAATCCTGTAGGGAGTCAAGCAGAAACCCTAGTTATCCAAAGAGAGGAGAAAACTGAAAAGTTAACGGCCTCAGCCGAATGGAATCGACAGAAAGAACTGGAGTTAAATCAGATGCTGAGGAAAATGATGGAATGTAAGCCTGTTAGGTATCAGAATACAGCACCTGATAGCAACAGAAGCCAAGATGTTCCACGTGGGCAGAGAGGGGGGGTTTCTGACCACTACAAAGAAAAGAGGGACGAAAAACTGAGGGGTGAAACTGCGGGGAGGCTAGCAGAGAAAGAGGCACAACCTAGAGCAATGCAGCAAATTCTTGGTCAAAGAAAAACTGAAATGACCTCGGCCAGCAAGAGTTCTCTGGCTAAGCCCCAAAAGTCACGTAAGACTGTGACTCAATCTGTGAATCCCAAGAAGGAAACCTCAAAACCTGCTGTTACAAAGAAAGCTTTAGCTAAGACATCACCCGCACCCGCTATGCGTAAGTCATGGTCAACAACACCATCACCGAGAGCCACTACCGGGACGTCACCAGCTAAAACTCCTTGTGGGACTCCATCTACTGGCACTACACCTACTCGTCGAAGACCCCAGCCAGCACCGTCAGTTCCTCGATCTAGCCCAAAGGAGGAAATATCCATACAGCGGCCCAAAAATGTGAAGGCTAGGCCAAATGACACTAAGAAAAGTATGAAAGATATGACTGAAAAGAAGCAACAACCTTCAACAAAGAATGGGAAAACTGCGAAAACAAAAGTTCAGACTCCTCCTGGAAAGGATGGTTCAGTGGTTGCCTCAAAGCCCAGTTTCTATAGCAAGGTGACAAAGAAGAGCAGTGTGGTGCCACTGGAGTCAAAGCCTTTCCTGCGTAAAGGCACCGGTATTGGCCCTGGTGTTGGTCCTGTTGtcatcaaaacaaaagagtTTCCTCAACCCGGGGAGACTTTGGAAAACCCTGAAAATCTAAGCGAAGCCCAGAAACACGAGGTGGTTACTGACTCTTCTGGTATTGTTAGTCAGCAGCAGCAGGAGGAGGAATTTGAAGCAGTGGATACTGATGCTGGTTTAGAAGCAGAAACTCATGAGTTATCTAGCCAGCAGAAATGTGAGGGAACTGTGAGCTCAGAGCAAGTTGCTGCAGATTTTGATGATAGTTTTATAATGGTGAGAGAGGCTGTACTCAAGACTGAGGTTGAAGAAGAAACAGTTATCTCCCCGACGGCTTGGGTAGAAATTGAAGAGCATCAAGACTTACCTATTCCACAAGGTGAGAATAGATGTGAAATTTCATACGCAGCCAATGTTGCACCAGTAGCAATTTCAAGTCCACGCGTCCGGCACTCTTTGTCACAAATGCTGCTAGAGGAGAGTGCTGAAACTGATATTTTGGAGTGGGGAAATGCTGAAAACCCTGCTGCAATGGTCTACCAAAAAGATGCACCCAAAGGACTGAAAAGGCTCTTGAAGTTTACTCGAAAGAGTAAGGCGGATCCTAACTTAACCGGTTGGTCTAGCCCACCTGTGTTTTCAGAAGGAGAGGATGATGTTGAGGATTCCAAAGCTGTTAGTAAGAAAAATGCCGATACCTTGCGGAGGATGGCTGCCCTTCATGGAAAGAACTATGGACAGCAAAAGGCTTCATTGGGTGAAAGCTATGAGAAAGATTTAGCTGGTCCTGAAATACATTCTG CTCATTCCAACGTAAGCAAGTTCAGTGCTCAGAGAGAATCCCACAAGTTGCAGGACCATATCTCGACTGCTGCCACTACGTCTAAAG CAACAAGGtcattcttctctctttcaGCATTTAGGGGCAGCAAACCAAATGAGATGAAGCTTCGCTAA
- the LOC131320675 gene encoding flocculation protein FLO11-like isoform X2: MEDAIDGNAPLDYAEFQLFPSHDRYEACVCSGNKIETVASGLLGQLVLHSPEIKDLSSRGSNANFKLQPPKSLDSRQWFTKSTLTRFLHLVGSPDILNTAKAIDDEITQLEEARKFHLTLYTKDNCDHSGDGTRDGSNSTAVGPKLKDEVKIASDASKNELLRAMELRLKALRGELAAAFNRATVATCSSKHIFDMEKLSQHFGAIDLRSTLRKFVEHCQMDQNVDLPSDEKSPSTVDSRNDRYSATKANAQILKPLLPDTPVKYGVSPAKAAQVERQSSTESEESSVSSNDNQPTVERSRTLIRSASPRRSASPMRRVQIGRSGSRRATALNIKSLNYFPARDKTFSNRDATANSSEDEGLEHRPKRSDSNVRISVQDAISLFENKQKDQTSDAQKRRSTLDAFPGTKKSVLRRWSAGTGESSTQDNPQIASENSVLITSDHSEAGEIPRSSLEAKDEPEFLAGDNHPVEAAKMDARLDTFEERTSNPVGSQAETLVIQREEKTEKLTASAEWNRQKELELNQMLRKMMECKPVRYQNTAPDSNRSQDVPRGQRGGVSDHYKEKRDEKLRGETAGRLAEKEAQPRAMQQILGQRKTEMTSASKSSLAKPQKSRKTVTQSVNPKKETSKPAVTKKALAKTSPAPAMRKSWSTTPSPRATTGTSPAKTPCGTPSTGTTPTRRRPQPAPSVPRSSPKEEISIQRPKNVKARPNDTKKSMKDMTEKKQQPSTKNGKTAKTKVQTPPGKDGSVVASKPSFYSKVTKKSSVVPLESKPFLRKGTGIGPGVGPVVIKTKEFPQPGETLENPENLSEAQKHEVVTDSSGIVSQQQQEEEFEAVDTDAGLEAETHELSSQQKCEGTVSSEQVAADFDDSFIMVREAVLKTEVEEETVISPTAWVEIEEHQDLPIPQGENRCEISYAANVAPVAISSPRVRHSLSQMLLEESAETDILEWGNAENPAAMVYQKDAPKGLKRLLKFTRKSKADPNLTGWSSPPVFSEGEDDVEDSKAVSKKNADTLRRMAALHGKNYGQQKASLGESYEKDLAGPEIHSAHSNVSKFSAQRESHKLQDHISTAATTSKAFRGSKPNEMKLR, translated from the exons ATGGAGGATGCAATAGATGGCAATGCACCTCTTGATTATGCTGAATTTCAATTATTTCCAAGCCATGACAG atatgaGGCATGTGTATGCAGTGGCAACAAAATAGAAACAGTAGCATCTGGTCTTTTGGGACAGCTGGTGCTGCACTCACCTGAAATAAAAGATCTTTCTTCAAGAGGATCCAATGCCAATTTCAAACTTCAACCACCCAAAAGTCTTGATAGTCGCCAATGGTTCACAAAATCAACATTAACCAG ATTTTTACATCTTGTTGGTTCACCGGACATACTGAATACTGCCAAAGCTATTGACGATGAGATAACTCAACTCGAGGAAGCGAGGAAGTTTCACCTTACTTTGTATACAAAG GATAATTGTGATCATTCTGGAGATGGAACAAGAG ATGGCTCCAACTCGACTGCTGTGGGACCAAAGCTGAAG GATGAAGTTAAGATTGCGTCTGATGCATCAAA GAATGAATTGCTGCGAGCAATGGAACTGAGGCTAAAAGCATTGAGAGGAGAATTAGCTGCTGCTTTCAACCGGGCCACGGTAGCCACATGCTCTTCAAAGCACATCTTTGATATGGAAAAGCTTTCTCAACATTTTGGAGCTATAGATTTGAG GAGTACTTTGAGGAAGTTCGTAGAGCATTGCCAAATGGACCAGAATGTTGATTTACCGAGTGATGAGAAGTCCCCTTCCACGGTTGATTCAAGAAATGACAGGTACAGTGCGACTAAGGCTAATGCTCAGATACTAAAACCATTACTGCCAGATACACCAGTAAAGTATGGTGTCTCCCCAGCCAAAGCTGCCCAGGTTGAGCGGCAGAGCTCCACAGAAAGTGAGGAATCTTCTGTCTCAAGCAACGACAATCAACCGACTGTGGAACGGAGTCGGACTCTGATCAGGTCTGCATCACCTAGAAGGTCAGCATCTCCAATGCGTAGGGTCCAGATAGGGCGATCTGGGTCCCGTAGGGCAACTGCACTAAACATTAAGAGCCTCAACTATTTTCCTGCTAGAGACAAGACGTTCTCTAATAGAGATGCAACTGCAAACAGTAGTGAAGACGAAGGATTGGAACACCGCCCCAAAAGATCAGACAGCAATGTTAGAATAAGCGTGCAAGATGCAATCAGTCTTTTTGAAAATAAACAGAAAGATCAAACTTCAGATGCCCAGAAGAGGAGGTCAACTTTAGATGCCTTTCCCGGTACAAAGAAATCTGTACTGAGAAGATGGAGTGCAGGAACGGGTGAAAGTTCCACCCAAGACAACCCACAAATTGCTTCTGAAAATTCTGTTCTAATCACTTCTGACCATTCAGAGGCTGGAGAAATTCCAAGGAGTTCATTAGAAGCGAAAGATGAGCCCGAGTTTTTAGCTGGAGATAACCACCCTGTTGAGGCTGCTAAAATGGATGCACGCTTAGATACTTTTGAAGAAAGAACGTCTAATCCTGTAGGGAGTCAAGCAGAAACCCTAGTTATCCAAAGAGAGGAGAAAACTGAAAAGTTAACGGCCTCAGCCGAATGGAATCGACAGAAAGAACTGGAGTTAAATCAGATGCTGAGGAAAATGATGGAATGTAAGCCTGTTAGGTATCAGAATACAGCACCTGATAGCAACAGAAGCCAAGATGTTCCACGTGGGCAGAGAGGGGGGGTTTCTGACCACTACAAAGAAAAGAGGGACGAAAAACTGAGGGGTGAAACTGCGGGGAGGCTAGCAGAGAAAGAGGCACAACCTAGAGCAATGCAGCAAATTCTTGGTCAAAGAAAAACTGAAATGACCTCGGCCAGCAAGAGTTCTCTGGCTAAGCCCCAAAAGTCACGTAAGACTGTGACTCAATCTGTGAATCCCAAGAAGGAAACCTCAAAACCTGCTGTTACAAAGAAAGCTTTAGCTAAGACATCACCCGCACCCGCTATGCGTAAGTCATGGTCAACAACACCATCACCGAGAGCCACTACCGGGACGTCACCAGCTAAAACTCCTTGTGGGACTCCATCTACTGGCACTACACCTACTCGTCGAAGACCCCAGCCAGCACCGTCAGTTCCTCGATCTAGCCCAAAGGAGGAAATATCCATACAGCGGCCCAAAAATGTGAAGGCTAGGCCAAATGACACTAAGAAAAGTATGAAAGATATGACTGAAAAGAAGCAACAACCTTCAACAAAGAATGGGAAAACTGCGAAAACAAAAGTTCAGACTCCTCCTGGAAAGGATGGTTCAGTGGTTGCCTCAAAGCCCAGTTTCTATAGCAAGGTGACAAAGAAGAGCAGTGTGGTGCCACTGGAGTCAAAGCCTTTCCTGCGTAAAGGCACCGGTATTGGCCCTGGTGTTGGTCCTGTTGtcatcaaaacaaaagagtTTCCTCAACCCGGGGAGACTTTGGAAAACCCTGAAAATCTAAGCGAAGCCCAGAAACACGAGGTGGTTACTGACTCTTCTGGTATTGTTAGTCAGCAGCAGCAGGAGGAGGAATTTGAAGCAGTGGATACTGATGCTGGTTTAGAAGCAGAAACTCATGAGTTATCTAGCCAGCAGAAATGTGAGGGAACTGTGAGCTCAGAGCAAGTTGCTGCAGATTTTGATGATAGTTTTATAATGGTGAGAGAGGCTGTACTCAAGACTGAGGTTGAAGAAGAAACAGTTATCTCCCCGACGGCTTGGGTAGAAATTGAAGAGCATCAAGACTTACCTATTCCACAAGGTGAGAATAGATGTGAAATTTCATACGCAGCCAATGTTGCACCAGTAGCAATTTCAAGTCCACGCGTCCGGCACTCTTTGTCACAAATGCTGCTAGAGGAGAGTGCTGAAACTGATATTTTGGAGTGGGGAAATGCTGAAAACCCTGCTGCAATGGTCTACCAAAAAGATGCACCCAAAGGACTGAAAAGGCTCTTGAAGTTTACTCGAAAGAGTAAGGCGGATCCTAACTTAACCGGTTGGTCTAGCCCACCTGTGTTTTCAGAAGGAGAGGATGATGTTGAGGATTCCAAAGCTGTTAGTAAGAAAAATGCCGATACCTTGCGGAGGATGGCTGCCCTTCATGGAAAGAACTATGGACAGCAAAAGGCTTCATTGGGTGAAAGCTATGAGAAAGATTTAGCTGGTCCTGAAATACATTCTG CTCATTCCAACGTAAGCAAGTTCAGTGCTCAGAGAGAATCCCACAAGTTGCAGGACCATATCTCGACTGCTGCCACTACGTCTAAAG CATTTAGGGGCAGCAAACCAAATGAGATGAAGCTTCGCTAA